In Triticum aestivum cultivar Chinese Spring chromosome 5B, IWGSC CS RefSeq v2.1, whole genome shotgun sequence, the following proteins share a genomic window:
- the LOC123116319 gene encoding blue copper protein — protein sequence MASFSAALVGLLVASCAAAAAATTFDVGDGHGWQTGVDYTDWTSDKTFAVGDTLVFNYTSKAHTVTEVNKSGYDACSGGNSLSNDDSGATTITLTTPGVHYFICDIPGHCANGMKLAVTVTVAGVSTTGGTIPAGAAGGSLVPAMSGLVTAAAVALIALALFC from the exons ATGGCGTCCTTTTCTGCCGCTCTCGTCGGGCTGCTGGTCGCGAGCTGCGCCGCGGCGGCCGCGGCCACGACGTTCGACGTCGGCGACGGGCACGGCTGGCAGACCGGCGTCGACTACACCGACTGGACGTCCGACAAGACGTTCGCGGTCGGCGACACGCTAG TGTTCAACTACACGAGCAAGGCGCACACGGTGACGGAGGTGAACAAGAGCGGCTACGACGCCTGCTCCGGCGGCAACTCGCTGAGCAACGACGACAGCGGCGCCACCACCATCACGCTCACGACACCCGGCGTGCACTACTTCATCTGCGACATCCCCGGCCACTGCGCCAACGGCATGAAGCTCGCCGTCACCGTCACGGTCGCGGGGGTCTCCACGACGGGAGGCACAATCCCTGCCGGCGCCGCCGGGGGATCCCTCGTGCCGGCGATGAGCGGCCTCGTCACCGCCGCCGCGGTGGCTCTGATCGCGCTCGCGCTGTTCTGTTGA